One Trichomycterus rosablanca isolate fTriRos1 chromosome 10, fTriRos1.hap1, whole genome shotgun sequence DNA window includes the following coding sequences:
- the LOC134321161 gene encoding rho GTPase-activating protein SYDE1 — translation MAEPLLRRTLSKLRGKDRSRRKTDPKLNTNDEAVKTALVYSSSSSSVTEMDVSNEDFVRHTQITVSKKQNWAKQSLVSRDSEPVSGTGSVLSEREGCSGKAQALKQAWSQRTLREEGINGRCKDVDRELSFSRGCQEPDRADASLPQLVSPPAAEFCPSSGVAKLSGQGVYLQHLERSSRAWVLSSGKTQAPNEAYMACITERRHVVKNEANIWYNPIPEEEDACVCVAMEKENKGLQDPWMKREADRAPEESRYVSQHPCVPDTPCAGVSTGAGVFNGANVATCTSGGSSGPGPADKSSSSSMMDKIKSPGTVRRLSMKMRKLPELRRKLSLRSSRNQRHAQGQAGSPGGADEASPPNVRKESSNVISRYHLDSSAPARPRRKSSRNRSASKGGYLSDGDSPELLPKQGPGQELDVGPSESGQGSPPTPPQHGWQESAASFRVYSLADQPRCAQRLSGLLTVHLLGVSELARTRAGKDVFCAIQVDGVTRARTALLTSQEASLSLNHTFNLELERARFLKLIVLTPSVSAASNGSRVPASQSRNRVCCLGAVAIPPLFKASRTQQLCVKLEPRGSFYVKLTLLQQWEAPVPRLSELPPPSVFGVELRRLVEKEAGEMKVPLIIQKCVSEIERRGLRVVGLYRLCGSAAVKKELRDAFERDSAAVTLSEELYPDVNVITGILKDYLRELPSPLITTTLYEVVLEAMCVRPACRKDDTNRSHSTVALLQCLPEPERATLSLLLDHLSLVASFSEYNLMTCQNLAVCFGPVLLTPTQDSWKGAVPGTFPTTPAVSGSGRGGRNFTQQSMEMASAVDFKRHIEALHYLLQLWPVPAERLMDQSLYSPEEEEIPALDSQNPLHCHARRTALHMDLPLQQDSAVVSRRGRGRLESPPCNRYAGDWSVCGRDFLSNEDADYDEVAGSESDDEEERVKKKDWAYADDFALDFDAPFTCRLSLKDFDNLISDLERELAKQINICL, via the exons ATGAAGCAGTAAAAACAGCTCTGGTCTACAGCTCTTCCTCGTCCTCAGTGACGGAGATGGACGTCTCTAACGAGGACTTTGTGAGGCACACGCAGATCACAGTGTCCAAAAAACAGAACTGGGCCAAACAGTCCCTCGTGTCCCGGGACTCGGAGCCGGTATCCGGGACCGGCTCTGTGCTTTCGGAGCGGGAGGGCTGCTCAGGCAAGGCCCAGGCTTTAAAACAGGCCTGGAGCCAGAGAACTCTCAGGGAGGAAGGCATTAATGGAAGGTGTAAGGATGTAGACAGGGAATTAAGCTTCTCCAGAGGCTGCCAGGAACCTGATAGAGCGGACGCCAGTCTGCCTCAGTTGGTATCGCCTCCAGCAGCGGAATTCTGCCCTTCCTCGGGTGTGGCTAAGCTATCCGGGCAGGGTGTTTACCTCCAGCACCTGGAGAGGAGCAGCCGAGCCTGGGTGCTGTCCTCAGGAAAAACCCAGGCTCCGAACGAGGCCTACATGGCGTGCATCACAGAACGGCGGCACGTGGTGAAGAACGAGGCTAATATCTGGTACAACCCGATTCCAGAGGAGGAGGAcgcctgtgtctgtgtggcgaTGGAGAAGGAGAATAAAGGACTCCAGGATCCGTGGATGAAGAGAGAAGCTGACAGAGCGCCTGAGGAAAGCAGAT aCGTGTCCCAGCACCCCTGTGTTCCAGACACGCCGTGTGCAGGAGTTAGCACCGGTGCCGGCGTATTTAACGGTGCTAACGTAGCCACGTGCACCTCAGGAGGCTCCTCAGGTCCTGGTCCCGCGgataaaagctccagcagcagcATGATGGACAAGATCAAATCCCCCGGCACGGTCCGCCGCCTCTCCATGAAGATGCGCAAACTACCGGAACTGCGCCGCAAGCTCAGCCTGCGCTCGTCACGTAACCAACGGCACGCTCAGGGCCAAGCCGGCTCACCAGGGGGCGCCGATGAAGCCTCGCCGCCCAACGTGCGCAAAGAATCCTCCAACGTCATCAGCAGGTACCATCTGGATTCCAGCGCCCCCGCCAGGCCGAGACGCAAATCTTCGCGCAACCGGTCCGCCAGCAAAGGGGGTTACCTTAGCGACGGGGACTCGCCCGAACTCCTGCCCAAGCAGGGACCCGGGCAGGAGTTAGACGTAGGTCCTTCGGAGTCAGGTCAGGGATCACCACCGACCCCTCCGCAGCACGGATGGCAGGAATCGGCCGCTTCGTTTCGGGTGTACTCGCTGGCAGATCAGCCGCGCTGCGCCCAGAGACTGTCGGGACTTCTGACCGTTCACCTGCTCGGCGTTTCCGAACTGGCGCGGACTCGAGCCGGAAAGGACGTCTTCTGCGCCATACAGGTGGACGGCGTGACGCGAGCCCGTACCGCCCTCCTCACCAGCCAGGAGGCGTCCCTGTCGCTAAACCACACCTTCAACCTGGAGCTGGAGCGAGCGCGGTTCTTAAAGCTCATCGTTCTTACGCCAAGCGTTAGCGCAGCTAGCAATGGGTCCAGGGTACCAGCCAGCCAATCACGGAACAGAGTGTGCTGTCTCGGCGCCGTGGCTATTCCACCTCTGTTTAAAG CGTCTCGGACTCAGCAGCTGTGTGTGAAGCTGGAGCCCAGGGGATCGTTCTACGTAAAGCTTACTCTGCTGCAGCAGTGGGAGGCTCCGGTGCCCCGCCTCAGCGAGCTGCCTCCCCCCTCCGTGTTCGGGGTGGAACTGCGCCGCCTGGTGGAGAAAGAGGCCGGCGAGATGAAAGTGCCCCTGATCATTCAGAAGTGCGTGTCGGAGATCGAGAGACGGGGGCTGAGG gtcGTAGGTCTGTATCGTCTCTGCGGTTCTGCAGCGGTGAAGAAGGAGCTACGGGACGCGTTCGAGAGAGACAGCGCAGCGGTTACGCTGAGTGAAGAGCTTTACCCTGACGTCAACGTCATTACTG GTATACTGAAGGACTACCTGCGCGAGCTGCCTTCACCCCTGATCACCACGACCCTGTATGAGGTGGTACTGGAGGCCATGTGTGTGAGACCGGCCTGCAGGAAGGACGACACCAACAGATCGCACAGCACCGTCGCCCTGCTGCAGTGCCTGCCTGAACCTGAGAGG GCCACCCTGTCTCTCCTGCTGGATCATCTGAGTCTGGTGGCCTCCTTCAGCGAGTACAACCTGATGACGTGTCAGAACCTGGCCGTGTGTTTCGGGCCGGTTCTGCTCACTCCCACGCAGGACTCGTGGAAGGGGGCGGTCCCTGGAACCTTCCCGACGACCCCTGCGGTCTCGGGGAGCGGTCGAGGCGGACGCAACTTCACACAGCAGAGCATGGAGATGGCCAGCGCGGTGGACTTCAAGAGACACATCGAGGCTCTGCATTACCTGCTGCAGCTCTGGCCTG TTCCAGCAGAACGACTGATGGACCAATCGCTGTACAGTCCAGAGGAAGAAGAAATCCCCGCACTAGACTCCCAGAATCCCCTGCACTGCCACGCTCGGCGTACGGCGTTACACATGGACCTCCCGTTACAGCAGGACTCCGCGGTGGTCTCGCGCAGAGGCCGGGGGCGTCTGGAAAGCCCGCCGTGCAACCGTTACGCCGGAGACTGGAGCGTCTGCGGGAGGGACTTCCTGTCCAACGAGGACGCCGATTACGACGAGGTGGCGGGAAGCGAGAGCGACGACGAGGAGGAACGGGTGAAGAAGAAGGACTGGGCGTACGCGGACGATTTCGCGCTGGATTTCGACGCCCCGTTTACGTGCAGACTGAGTCTGAAGGACTTCGATAATCTGATCTCAGATCTGGAGCGAGAACTCGccaaacagattaacatctgcCTCTGA